The proteins below come from a single Metarhizium brunneum chromosome 1, complete sequence genomic window:
- the SDR1 gene encoding Short-chain type dehydrogenase/reductase gives MSLKGKTAIITGGAKNLGADIAKELAALGANLALHYNSTKSKEDATKFEAVLKQKYPGIKFQFYQADLTTEAAVNKLFDSVKKDFGRIDIVINTVGKVLKKPIQDVTEAEYDEMFAVNSKSAFFILKAGAKNVEDGGKLITIVTALLAAFTGFYTSYAGSKAPVEHFTRGVAKELQPRGISVNAVAPGPMDTPFFYPQESPEAVAFHKSQALGGRLTKTEDIAPIIRFLVTEGGWITGQTLFANGGYTTR, from the exons ATGTCTCTCAAGGGAAAGActgccatcatcaccggAGGAGCTAAGAATCTTGGCGCCGATATTGCCAAAGAGCTCGCTGCCCTTGGAGCCAACCTGGCCTTGCATTACAACTCTACCAAGTCGAAGGAAGATGCCACAAAGTTCGAAGCTGTGCTCAAGCAGAAGTACCCTGGCATCAAGTTCCAGTTCTACCAAGCCGACCTCACCACCGAGGCTGCCGTCAACAAGCTGTTTGACTCTGTGAAGAAGGACTTTGGGAGGATTGATATTGTTATCAACACGGTCGGCAAGGTGCTCAAGAAGCCAATTCAAGATGTTACGGAAGCCGAGTACGATGAGATGTTTGC GGTCAATTCCAAATCTGCATTCTTCATTCTCAAGGCCGGCGCTAAAAACGTCGAGGACGGTGGCAAGCTGATTACCATTGTCACGGCCCTCCTCGCTGCCTTTACCGGCTTTTACACTTCGTACGCCGGATCCAAGGCTCCAGTTGAACACTTCACCCGTGGCGTCGCAAAGGAGCTTCAGCCCCGCGGAATCAGTGTCAACGCAGTTGCTCCCGGCCCCATGGATACTC CCTTCTTTTACCCACAAGAGTCTCCCGAGGCTGTTGCTTTCCACAAGAGCCAAGCTCTCGGCGGTCGCCTCACCAAGACCGAGGACATAGCACCGATTATCCGTTTCCTCGTCACGGAGGGTGGCTGGATCACAGGCCAGACATTGTTTGCTAACGGTGGCTACACTACTAGGTAA